catacacagcCCTCATCGCGCTATAGCCGCGCGTGCGACGCAGTAGCGCGCGAGCTATCGATTCCGTTCAAGGCTCTCTCTAGCCGGCGACTCTTTCATATTTCATACGCGCCGGCTGCGGAGGAGATACCCCTGATGTACGGGGAATTCCAGAGGCTCGAGGAGGAAAAACCCCCGCCAGGGTGAGTCGCTCCgtatatacacctatatatactACACGATGAGGGTATAACCGCGCGCGGTCATTCTCGCGatcgaatttcccgcgcttTTTCAAAAGTGCAGCGCAGTAGGTATACCTACATCGTACGAGTGATGTAACGCTCGCGAAACGCTGGACAACGGCGTAGATGACGGGGAGAGGCCATCGTCTCCTGAGGAGGAATATTAACCTAATCCTTTGCGCGCGGAGATGCCCCTTTCTGTATACGTCTGACGCAGTTTGCTATTGTGCAGCCGAGAGAATGGATGAATGGATGATAATAATGCGGCGCGCATTCGAGCGTAATACgtacattttaatatttatataactgAATAATGAAGCAGGAGAGAGAGCCAAAAGGGATGATAATATCAGCTTGGGATTTccactcgctctttctctctgcgcggAGCTTAtgaagatttaaaattttaaaggaGTAAGCATATTACGAGCGCGCCCTCTCCGCCCGAGCTAGAGTTTCACTATTCCATTCTTTTTTGAGCGCAGGTGCTGCGCGCGCTTTTGTGCGAGTTTATCGAAAAACAATGTGCCCCGCAATTTGCGCGAGCTGCAGCCTTGTTATTGCCGGAAATAAAAATCGACTTCCATCTTGTCCTCCCGACGCAGGGCTTTTCCCCTGAACGAATATCATATACATAGGTAGCAGACTTTACAGCTCCGCAGTAAAACTTTCGAGGAGAAATATTTCGATCGTATTTATAGCGCGTGTATTCAAGGAATTCCCCGGGGAGCGAATTACACGAGGACCTTCGCCTAGAGCCATAATCGTTTGTCGGGCGCCAACAAAGATTTCATTAAGCGCAGGTTAACGCAGTGCGCGCAAGCATTGTATATATGGGATGGCCCTGGACCGTTATGTGCAGTAGCGCAGTTAATCCCCCTGGCCTACGCACATACCTGTGCACCCTTGAATTCCCCGAACTTCCAAACTATATACCCACCCCCCTCCCGGCCGCACCTCTCCCTCTGTAAATATATACCCGAGGCTTCTACGAGTCATAACTCTCCCGATGCTCGTTTGCAGAGAAAATCCTGGTCGAGGGAAGGTAATGCTGAAGTCCTGGCGGTCCACACAGCCAACaacgcagcggcagcagcagcagctacggcagcagcagtacaGGGCACGACGAGCCTAGTATCCCAACTCCACGGCCAGCAACAActgcagccgcagcagcagcagcagcagcagcagcagcagccacagcagcagcagcagcagcagcaacagcacaAGGCCAGCACGATGACGTCCCACACGAAGCAGGTCAGCAACAACGGCAACGGCAACGGCGGCTCGAATCCTCAGGGCGATGGAGACTACCAGCTGGTCCAGCACGAGGTGCTGTACTCTATGACCAACCAGTATGAGGTGCTCGAGTTCCTCGGACGTGGTACATTCGGACAGGTGAGCTTTTCTTTCcagtaataatatttcaatcaaAACAACGTTTTTCAACAAGCATCTACGAGAGACGCACATCGAACGAATTTCTCCGTGCACATGTATAGCACAGCTCTCAGGCGCGGCTGGCTCTCGAGCAAGAAACTTATTGGGTCACTCCAAGATTCCCTACTCGGAAACACCTGCTGCGTGTGCTTTTAACGCGAGCCGTCACCGCCTGCCGCGagctttactcctttttttgGAGACGTATTGGCGCTGTATGCGGCCTCCTCGCCTCCTTTCGGGCTCGATTAAACGCggcaaattgaaatttatgaCTCGTTACGGCTTTAGAGCGAGTTTTAttgtcgcgcgcgtgtatgtgctTTGTTTTCGTTTGTCGAGGAAGAAGAATATTGTTCGTCGCGAGGTGAGAACGTACAGGCGCGGATATTTAGCGCGAGTCTTAACAGGAGGTAATGGATTTGTTTTTAGAGACGTAACGGCAGTTTCTGAAACGGATACCGCGATACTTGACGTGACTTACATAAAGAGTATGGATGGACGCGTGTTTGTAATATTCTACGCATTAACAATAACTGAaggaattttaatttaatttatttatttactttatttgTGTTAATGCCTATACGCACTAAGAGGAATTCAatcgaaaatttatttattctttgcaTGCATTTACTATTATTGAGAAGGATATGTatataaaactatttttacTCCACAGGTCGTGAAATGTTGGAAGAAGGGAACAAATGAAATAGTGGCTatcaaaattctaaaaaatcATCCTTCGTATGCTCGGCAAGGTCAGATTGAGGTCAGTATCAATATTCACTCGATTGTCGCCAATCAGAATGGCgttcgcttgcgcgcgcgccaaTTTATTCGTCGCAATCAGCAGCGAAGCAACATTCttaatttttctgcttttctttCAAAATCCTCAGGTCTCCATCCTGTCACGTCTTAGTCAGGAAAATGCGGATGAGTTCAACTTCGTGCGTGCCTACGAATGCTTCCAGCATAAGTCACACACCTGCTTAGTATTCGAGATGCTGGAGCAgaatctttatgattttttaaagcagAACAAATTTTCGCCTCTACCACTCAAGTACATCAGGCCCATTCTCCAACAAGTTCTCACGGCGTtgcttaaactcaaagtaagTTCAAACCCAACAGTATAGTTGGAAGTGTATCTTAGCGAACTTTCTGAgctgaaatatttattcacaaaacgtttatataaaaaattgagTCAGCGTAACTAGAGTCTTGTATAGTGTAAATCAGCTAAAAGCGATTAGTATCACTCTGAAACCAATCGACTACTTTTCAATTTCAACCTAACGAAAAACTCCTTGTTCGAATTACAGCAATTGGGTTTGATCCACGCTGACCTTAAGCCAGAAAATATCATGCTCGTGGACCCCGTACGCCAACCATACCGCGTCAAGGTCATAGATTTCGGTTCGGCCTCGCACGTTTCCAAGGCCGTCTGTAATACGTACCTGCAATCGCGTTACTACCGCGCGCCCGAGATCATTCTCGGACTGCCATTCTGCGAGGCTATTGATATGTGGTCACTCGGCTGCGTCGTCGCCGAGCTCTTTCTCGGCTGGCCGCTCTACCCCGGCAGTTCTGAGTATGACCAGATTCGATACATCAGCCAGACCCAAGGCCTACCCACTGAGCACATGCTCAACAACGCCAGCAAGACGACCAAATTTTTCTACAGGGATATTGACAGTCAGtacttttctatttttcttatgtcaAGTATATTCGGTTTGCTAGCACTCTTATATAACCGTTCTTGAAACCGTTTTTTAGGTACGTACCCTTTCTGGCGACTAAAAACACCCGAGGAACATGAAGCAGAAACGAGTATTAAATCTAAAGAAGCGAGAAAGTACATCTTCAATTGCCTCGACGATATTGGACAGGTTAATGTACCGACGGACTTGGAAGGGGGTCAACTTTTGGCCGAGAAAGCCGACAGAAGAGAATTCATTGATCTTCTCAAGAGGATGCTGACGATGGACCAGGTAGTAATATCTAATCTACTTCTAGAATGGGATTCAATACGGTCGCcttaaaaattgatttgatTTACATTTGTgcttacaaatttatttttaggagCGCCGAATAACACCTGGAGAGGCTTTGAATCATGCGTTCGTGACACTAGCGCATTTGGTTGATTATGCACACTGCAATAACGTTAAGGCATCCGTGCAAATGATGGAGGTGTGCCGACGGGCGGGCGACTTTACGGCGAGTCCGGCTCACCACCAGGCTCCGCCGGCGCCCCAGCCGCCGCCACCGACATCGCTTGTTGCTAACTTTGTACCAACAACTAACGGTAGCGCAGTTACGCTCACCTTTAACAACCAAGTGCAAAGGCTGGTCCGCGAGCACCGTACCGCTCAGTCGGGTTACGACAATTTGGTACGGCGATACAATCCATTACCggaaaataattcattttctatTGAGGATGGTTGTTTATACCCAAATACTTTGCAGTACCAAATATACAGCAACAGTAGTCGAAGAGCTAATCAGTACAGCAGTTCGTCCAATGGTTCAAATAGTGGTAGAAGCGCGGTACATGATTTCCCGCATCAACTGGTACCTGGCATTCTTTGTCCGCCTCCTGGTTATCAAACAATGCCAAGCCCAGCCAAGCACGTTGTTGTTGCACAGGTAAGTTCGATTTTGAAGGTTTTTCTAATATCTTGCCGCTGTTACTAAGCGAAAAAATATATGCTTATACTTCGAAACTTCTTATTTTTAGCCCCCGCAAGCTCAACAGGCTCCCCTGCAGATTCAGCCATCTATTATTTCACAGCAAGCCGttgcagcagctgctgctgcagcgcaacAGCAATACGCCGTACCTGTATCTATGGTAGAAACTGGACGTCAAATGTTATTAACGGTGAGTTCATCTTATACAAAAGATATTAATGCTTGATCACTTTTATCAAATTGAACGTCTAATTAATCGTGACGATTTTTACTTGAAAAAGAATGCTGTGCAAACGTCTTGGCCTGGCGGAAGTAGACAAATGGCTGCAATTGTACCATCGTGGCAGCAGTTGCCTCCTCAGCATGCTGCAATCCAACAACCTCTTTTGAGCGATGCTGGAGACTGGGGCAGACCTTTGATAGTAGACAGTTCTGCAATTTTACAGGTATAATTTTGTTCATTCTTTATTTATCTTCAAAGTTTAGTAAAAAGATATttgtcttttttatttaagtatttaaattcattttattttatgcatCGAAAAAGAAGCGAAAGCAATGTTTATTAGTACTAAAGAATAGATTTCACATTGACGCGCTTTCTTATTAATGATAAACAACTGTTATCAATGCTTGAGCGTcatataaaatcaataaaaagaaTGTCTGAGCATCGCAATAAATATTATCATTCGCCGACATTAAAACAAGAATCATAAAGGATTTTTTCAATGTTAAATATTAGCATTGCGATTGCGCGTGGACTTTGTTCTCATTTATTATTCAAGAATGCTAGCAGGCGCCAATGACAGCTTTTTGTGATAATTTTCGACGCACTTTCCTGttccgaaatattttttacgacATTGCACTGCTTGTTCAGCAGacaatttgttttaaaaaaatcgtgCAAAAacttgtcaaaaaaaagaatatcatTTATATCATCATACACCCCTACACACGTGTCTAATCTCCGCTAATTTTGGGGAAGGATCAGAGGCCGGTATTTCCAGTCACGGAGGTATACAACACGAGTGCCCTGGTGGATCACGCGCCTCCGCAGAACTGGGGAAAGCGCAGCGTAAGCAAGCACCATCAGCACCATCTAAGCGTACCGCAGCAGTCCCAGCACCGCACCCACGAGCACaaaaaagagcagcagcagttgagCCCGGTGAAGAAACGCGTCAAGGAGAGCACACCGCCGAGCAATGTGCGCCGTCAGCAACAGCAACACTCGCCGCCGCCAGTACAGGCCTCCTCGTCCTCGGCCTGGCAAACGCAGCCAATTTCGCAGTCCTCCTTGTCGTTGTCGCATCATCATTCAACGACCAAACACCATCAGCAccagcagccgcagcagcaacagcagcagcagcagcccgagCACCAGCAGGTCTCCTATGTTAGGCAGCAGACCATTACGATACACGACACGCCATCGCCTGCCGTGTCAGTCATTACCATCAGCGACAGCGAGGACGAGACGCCCGGAAAATGGTTAGTAATTTGTTTACGTATAGACATCGATGAAAGTCTCTTAGCATACAGATTCTGTCTTACCTTGAGAAATATTTGCGTCGGTGATAGAATCTGGGAAACAgcatttttattgaattctTGTACCATTTGAGTTTTTCGAAGAGACAGGCTCGTTAAGTACCGGAAGAAgtataaaaatcaaagctcCAAAGTCCCTGACCACATTTTATTACAAGTAGTATAGTGAAGGGAATGCGCATTATGCAGCGCAATGATCTCACGAGTAAATGGAGAGAACGGAGAGTATGTGCACTAGTATCAGGGGACGCATTACATTTACGTTCAATTTTCTGATttcgattattattaattttattaaaatttattactttacTTCAAGACTTTAGAACCGTTTCTGTGAAGGTTATTGCAATAAAGGTGggctgtaaaaaaaaattaaaaaatgactgACAAGTAAATATGCCTCATTTATCGATATCCATGatctttttttatcaattaaaaagttgattaattgaattttgactttgtttttacattaatttaatcttaaaaaacctttcaatttattttctacaacATTCTTCCAAAACGCGGAAAACAACAACCAACGCAAGCTTTCAAATCCTCTGCATAAAATCACGATAAAttaataatctaataaaaattactaacAGTctcgattttcatttttattgaacGTACTATTTTAGTGTAGCCGTTAGAGAAGGCTCAAATTATGAGCGATAGATGACACATTAATGCATAGATTATATTAGCTGTAATAATTCGAGCAGCCCTAGAATCATACTTAAATGTCATTAACAGCTGTGGAGATCGTCAGTGCGGAGCTTGTCAAAGTTTGGCACCTCGCCTGTCTGGCGATGGACGTCCTATCCGTGAGGAGGTCATACGAAGGTATATTTATAAAGAAACGAAATACACATTGCTAATTAAGAAGAGACTATATTgccaatatttttaagaatattattgcaaaaaattatttgtgtaATCTTCATcgtaaaaatagaaaagataTAGTCTCGTCTTCACTTTGGAAAACTAATAAGTGGGTTGTGATGTGAATACGTGCAGATTTGATCAGAATTTTTACACTCACGCGCCTTGGGTAACCCTATGACAATATGCTGCTATCATCGCTGTATCGAAAATAGCGCATGTGTATTTCGTGTTGTTTTATACTACACGGACCTTTGACTCATTGGAAAGATGGACACCTTATTTTCAGGGATCTTCTATATtctaattaattaaaatcggGTTCATGCTGGAATTTGGTTGTGGAACTTGAAGTGAGAGCTAATCCTTTAGACAACTAACAACCACCTAAAAACACAGTGCAATAGCAATTCAAAGCTTAATTGGCCTGCATTCATTTCATCAAAATAAGTCTTGATTGCGTTGCTGTTTGATTCGAAAGTGGTTGCTGCGCAATATTAATAACTTCAAATCATAGCTTCGTTCTCGTGTTCATATACGTGATCTCACATTATAGCACACAGTCGAATTCTCGCGTGGTGCACAGtactcagcagcagcaaccccAGCAACAGCAGGTGCAACCGGCTCACTCAACCAGCCATTCGCAGACAAACGGACACAGCGGCAGTACACAACGGTCTCATCGTAAAAACGTTATAAACTGCGTAACGGTTGCCGACAGCGATGGTGAGGCCAGCCCTGGCAACAGGTCACACCCGACTCACCTGTATCAACAGATACCCCAGCACCAACAACATCCACAAACGACGCAGCACATCAAGCATGAACCGCAGCCACAACACCATATCAAGTGAGTtatctcttcttttttattcagAACGATATTTTCATGTTGTCTTTGAGTCTCTATTAACAGTTTTGGTATTTATCTTTTAGTTCTGGCTACTCTTCTCAATCGCAAAAGAAGCGTCTGTTGGCTAAAGTGCAGTCGGAGTGTAATATGATAAACGTACCAACGAAACCGGAACCTGGTGTTGAGTATTTGGCACCTCACCCCTGTCATGCAGCGGCCTGCAAAGAGCCACCTTCGTACCAGGTACGCGAGGAGGTTAACCTTTGTTTCTTTGACTGAAATGTACTAATCACGTCTAGGGCTTTGAGAAAATACAGCCTAAAACCAGTTGCTTAATTTAcctattaattttattatcattaaaggaaaaaaaagcgcAGGAGTGAGCGTAAAAGTGTATTATATGTTACACTTATGATTGACTTGTTTACTGTATAGTGTGTTTTTTAGCTTAACAAATGTTTGAGCATTTGAACTTTTCAGAAATAACCTCTTCGAATGGCTTGTACATTTTCTTGTAACCTAAGACATGTGTTAGTAATTTCGATTGGTCAATATTTTTCTAGGATGACGGctatgatatgcgtgactACTTCTTGCAGTATGTAACAACGAGCAGTGCACAGCCGCATCTACTCGAGCAACATATAGTTTATACAACCGGGGCTGACAAACGGGTCTCGTGGCCCAGTAAGCGAGCTGAGTACAAGCATGAGTATGTGCAACCGCCAGCGGCCCACTCGCGAGACCATCAAAAGTGGGCGGTCGCTAATCCTGTGCATCAGTACAGGTAATATCACGCCCTTATATGTTACCTACACATTAGTCGCTTTGTAAAATCAACGAAGTCATGAAGGACGTGATctggaaatattttatgataataaaattaatgtgCACATAAAGTGCTTCaagactttttttttaattttcgataTATCAAGTAATGTTTGAAAGAGTTTACAAATGTTGTGAAACATTGCTTGTAGATGAATTGGCACAAGAGcaaatgataatgaaaattgaacattttt
The sequence above is a segment of the Nasonia vitripennis strain AsymCx chromosome 3, Nvit_psr_1.1, whole genome shotgun sequence genome. Coding sequences within it:
- the LOC100116338 gene encoding homeodomain-interacting protein kinase 2 isoform X27; its protein translation is MCDMFIQTQQTSSVNSSSSSSGSGNNTAHHHSKKRKLEYDIGQPVIQHALVQSSSDYQLDSNPALQRYSVSNNNGTAFGTLQNNGLQKQSPNQQTLVRASTIKLLDTYQRCGQKRKSWSREGNAEVLAVHTANNAAAAAAATAAAVQGTTSLVSQLHGQQQLQPQQQQQQQQQQPQQQQQQQQQHKASTMTSHTKQVSNNGNGNGGSNPQGDGDYQLVQHEVLYSMTNQYEVLEFLGRGTFGQVVKCWKKGTNEIVAIKILKNHPSYARQGQIEVSILSRLSQENADEFNFVRAYECFQHKSHTCLVFEMLEQNLYDFLKQNKFSPLPLKYIRPILQQVLTALLKLKQLGLIHADLKPENIMLVDPVRQPYRVKVIDFGSASHVSKAVCNTYLQSRYYRAPEIILGLPFCEAIDMWSLGCVVAELFLGWPLYPGSSEYDQIRYISQTQGLPTEHMLNNASKTTKFFYRDIDSTYPFWRLKTPEEHEAETSIKSKEARKYIFNCLDDIGQVNVPTDLEGGQLLAEKADRREFIDLLKRMLTMDQERRITPGEALNHAFVTLAHLVDYAHCNNVKASVQMMEVCRRAGDFTASPAHHQAPPAPQPPPPTSLVANFVPTTNGSAVTLTFNNQVQRLVREHRTAQSGYDNLYQIYSNSSRRANQYSSSSNGSNSGRSAVHDFPHQLVPGILCPPPGYQTMPSPAKHVVVAQPPQAQQAPLQIQPSIISQQAVAAAAAAAQQQYAVPVSMVETGRQMLLTNAVQTSWPGGSRQMAAIVPSWQQLPPQHAAIQQPLLSDAGDWGRPLIVDSSAILQDQRPVFPVTEVYNTSALVDHAPPQNWGKRSVSKHHQHHLSVPQQSQHRTHEHKKEQQQLSPVKKRVKESTPPSNVRRQQQQHSPPPVQASSSSAWQTQPISQSSLSLSHHHSTTKHHQHQQPQQQQQQQQPEHQQVSYVRQQTITIHDTPSPAVSVITISDSEDETPGKCTQSNSRVVHSTQQQQPQQQQVQPAHSTSHSQTNGHSGSTQRSHRKNVINCVTVADSDGEASPGNRSHPTHLYQQIPQHQQHPQTTQHIKHEPQPQHHINSGYSSQSQKKRLLAKVQSECNMINVPTKPEPGVEYLAPHPCHAAACKEPPSYQYVTTSSAQPHLLEQHIVYTTGADKRVSWPSKRAEYKHEYVQPPAAHSRDHQKWAVANPVHQYRQSQVVGTTGTVQPSGGVQHGQHLSPVGSSVAVGVGGGGSGSGPNNGSGVSGGGGVVQTSGGGRSPAGGGGPPVIAGAQHLGQPLYQEYAHAVRPRAHPVPPPVYVTAAPSQPPQQQQLPTYQGFTPGSSPLTLYDSSRALPPPAHHSSARPLLASHAAHPLPAHMQPTAVYGLAPLSPAKHQYQSGLWFTE
- the LOC100116338 gene encoding homeodomain-interacting protein kinase 2 isoform X20 → MCDMFIQTQQTSSVNSSSSSSGSGNNTAHHHSKKRKLEYDIGQPVIQHALVQSSSDYQLDSNPALQRYSRKSWSREGNAEVLAVHTANNAAAAAAATAAAVQGTTSLVSQLHGQQQLQPQQQQQQQQQQPQQQQQQQQQHKASTMTSHTKQVSNNGNGNGGSNPQGDGDYQLVQHEVLYSMTNQYEVLEFLGRGTFGQVVKCWKKGTNEIVAIKILKNHPSYARQGQIEVSILSRLSQENADEFNFVRAYECFQHKSHTCLVFEMLEQNLYDFLKQNKFSPLPLKYIRPILQQVLTALLKLKQLGLIHADLKPENIMLVDPVRQPYRVKVIDFGSASHVSKAVCNTYLQSRYYRAPEIILGLPFCEAIDMWSLGCVVAELFLGWPLYPGSSEYDQIRYISQTQGLPTEHMLNNASKTTKFFYRDIDSTYPFWRLKTPEEHEAETSIKSKEARKYIFNCLDDIGQVNVPTDLEGGQLLAEKADRREFIDLLKRMLTMDQVERRITPGEALNHAFVTLAHLVDYAHCNNVKASVQMMEVCRRAGDFTASPAHHQAPPAPQPPPPTSLVANFVPTTNGSAVTLTFNNQVQRLVREHRTAQSGYDNLVRRYNPLPENNSFSIEDGCLYPNTLQYQIYSNSSRRANQYSSSSNGSNSGRSAVHDFPHQLVPGILCPPPGYQTMPSPAKHVVVAQPPQAQQAPLQIQPSIISQQAVAAAAAAAQQQYAVPVSMVETGRQMLLTNAVQTSWPGGSRQMAAIVPSWQQLPPQHAAIQQPLLSDAGDWGRPLIVDSSAILQDQRPVFPVTEVYNTSALVDHAPPQNWGKRSVSKHHQHHLSVPQQSQHRTHEHKKEQQQLSPVKKRVKESTPPSNVRRQQQQHSPPPVQASSSSAWQTQPISQSSLSLSHHHSTTKHHQHQQPQQQQQQQQPEHQQVSYVRQQTITIHDTPSPAVSVITISDSEDETPGKCCGDRQCGACQSLAPRLSGDGRPIREEVIRSTQSNSRVVHSTQQQQPQQQQVQPAHSTSHSQTNGHSGSTQRSHRKNVINCVTVADSDGEASPGNRSHPTHLYQQIPQHQQHPQTTQHIKHEPQPQHHINSGYSSQSQKKRLLAKVQSECNMINVPTKPEPGVEYLAPHPCHAAACKEPPSYQDDGYDMRDYFLQYVTTSSAQPHLLEQHIVYTTGADKRVSWPSKRAEYKHEYVQPPAAHSRDHQKWAVANPVHQYRQSQVVGTTGTVQPSGGVQHGQHLSPVGSSVAVGVGGGGSGSGPNNGSGVSGGGGVVQTSGGGRSPAGGGGPPVIAGAQHLGQPLYQEYAHAVRPRAHPVPPPVYVTAAPSQPPQQQQLPTYQGFTPGWVPRHLVDACTSSPLTLYDSSRALPPPAHHSSARPLLASHAAHPLPAHMQPTAVYGLAPLSPAKHQYQSGLWFTE
- the LOC100116338 gene encoding homeodomain-interacting protein kinase 2 isoform X14, with translation MCDMFIQTQQTSSVNSSSSSSGSGNNTAHHHSKKRKLEYDIGQPVIQHALVQSSSDYQLDSNPALQRYSVSNNNGTAFGTLQNNGLQKQSPNQQTLVRASTIKLLDTYQRCGQKVNYENRKSWSREGNAEVLAVHTANNAAAAAAATAAAVQGTTSLVSQLHGQQQLQPQQQQQQQQQQPQQQQQQQQQHKASTMTSHTKQVSNNGNGNGGSNPQGDGDYQLVQHEVLYSMTNQYEVLEFLGRGTFGQVVKCWKKGTNEIVAIKILKNHPSYARQGQIEVSILSRLSQENADEFNFVRAYECFQHKSHTCLVFEMLEQNLYDFLKQNKFSPLPLKYIRPILQQVLTALLKLKQLGLIHADLKPENIMLVDPVRQPYRVKVIDFGSASHVSKAVCNTYLQSRYYRAPEIILGLPFCEAIDMWSLGCVVAELFLGWPLYPGSSEYDQIRYISQTQGLPTEHMLNNASKTTKFFYRDIDSTYPFWRLKTPEEHEAETSIKSKEARKYIFNCLDDIGQVNVPTDLEGGQLLAEKADRREFIDLLKRMLTMDQVERRITPGEALNHAFVTLAHLVDYAHCNNVKASVQMMEVCRRAGDFTASPAHHQAPPAPQPPPPTSLVANFVPTTNGSAVTLTFNNQVQRLVREHRTAQSGYDNLVRRYNPLPENNSFSIEDGCLYPNTLQYQIYSNSSRRANQYSSSSNGSNSGRSAVHDFPHQLVPGILCPPPGYQTMPSPAKHVVVAQPPQAQQAPLQIQPSIISQQAVAAAAAAAQQQYAVPVSMVETGRQMLLTNAVQTSWPGGSRQMAAIVPSWQQLPPQHAAIQQPLLSDAGDWGRPLIVDSSAILQDQRPVFPVTEVYNTSALVDHAPPQNWGKRSVSKHHQHHLSVPQQSQHRTHEHKKEQQQLSPVKKRVKESTPPSNVRRQQQQHSPPPVQASSSSAWQTQPISQSSLSLSHHHSTTKHHQHQQPQQQQQQQQPEHQQVSYVRQQTITIHDTPSPAVSVITISDSEDETPGKCCGDRQCGACQSLAPRLSGDGRPIREEVIRSTQSNSRVVHSTQQQQPQQQQVQPAHSTSHSQTNGHSGSTQRSHRKNVINCVTVADSDGEASPGNRSHPTHLYQQIPQHQQHPQTTQHIKHEPQPQHHINSGYSSQSQKKRLLAKVQSECNMINVPTKPEPGVEYLAPHPCHAAACKEPPSYQDDGYDMRDYFLQYVTTSSAQPHLLEQHIVYTTGADKRVSWPSKRAEYKHEYVQPPAAHSRDHQKWAVANPVHQYRQSQVVGTTGTVQPSGGVQHGQHLSPVGSSVAVGVGGGGSGSGPNNGSGVSGGGGVVQTSGGGRSPAGGGGPPVIAGAQHLGQPLYQEYAHAVRPRAHPVPPPVYVTAAPSQPPQQQQLPTYQGFTPGWVPRHLVDACTDQPSHVNESLFTFSNQQEFDGIFPSDIDMLLEV